The Sesamum indicum cultivar Zhongzhi No. 13 linkage group LG1, S_indicum_v1.0, whole genome shotgun sequence genome includes a window with the following:
- the LOC105175810 gene encoding pollen-specific protein SF21, with protein sequence MADSSDSVSLYMESAPLAGKEHIVKTGHGSVSVAVFGDQDKPALITYPDLALNYMSCFQGLFFCPEAFSLLLHNFCIYHISPPGHELGAAVAGPDAPALSVDDLADQIAEILDYFGLGAVMCLGVTAGAYILTLFGIKYSQRVMGLILVSPLCKSPSWTEWLHNKAMSNLLYMCGMCGLVKDLLLMRYFSKEVLVNVDIPESNIVQSCRRLLGERQSPNVLRFLEAINGRPDISEGLRKLKCRSLIFVGENSPFHDEALHMTLNLDQRLTALVEVRACGSMVTEEQPDTMLIPLEYFLIGYGFHKPSQFSMSPRSPLSPTSFSPELFSPESMGLKLKPIKTRIQAEV encoded by the exons ATGGCGGACTCCAGCGATTCCGTCTCCCTTTATATGGAGTCCGCCCCTCTCGCCGGAAAG GAGCATATTGTGAAAACTGGTCATGGTTCTGTATCGGTTGCCGTTTTTGGAGACCAGGACAAGCCTGCTCTAATTACATATCCCGATTTAGCTTTAAACT ATATGTCCTGTTTCCAAGGACTGTTCTTTTGTCCAGAAgcattttctcttcttctccacAACTTCTGTATCTATCATATAAGTCCGCCCGGCCATGAG CTAGGAGCTGCTGTTGCAGGGCCTGATGCACCCGCATTATCTGTCGATGATTTGGCTGATCAGATTGCTGAAATCCTCGACTACTTTGG ACTTGGTGCAGTGATGTGCTTGGGGGTAACAGCTGGGGCTTATATTCTTACCCTGTTTGGC ATAAAGTACTCACAGCGTGTTATGGGTTTGATTCTTGTTTCTCCTCTATGCAAATCTCCATCTTGGACGGAGTGGTTACACAATAAg GCTATGTCAAATTTACTTTACATGTGTGGCATGTGTGGCTTAGTGAAGGATTTATTGCTTATGCGGTACTTCAGCAAG GAAGTACTTGTCAATGTGGATATACCAGAATCAAATATTGTTCAATCATGCAGAAGA TTGTTAGGAGAAAGGCAAAGCCCAAATGTGCTGCGGTTTCTTGAAGCTATCAATGG GAGACCAGATATTTCCGAAGGCTTGAGAAAACTAAAGTGTCGatctttgatttttgttgGAGAAAACTCTCCTTTCCACGATGAGGCTCTCCACATGACACTGAATCTAGACCAGAGATTGACCGCCTTGGTTGAG GTTCGAGCATGTGGATCAATGGTTACTGAAGAACAACCCGATACGATGTTGATACCATTagaatattttctcattgGCTATGGCTTCCATAAGCCATCTCAATTCAGTATGAGCCCACGAAGCCCCTTGAGTCCTACTAGCTTTTCACCAGAGCTTTTCTCACCTGAAAGCATGGGCTTGAAGTTAAAGCCTATAAAAACCAGAATCCAGGCAGAAGTGTGA
- the LOC105175888 gene encoding homeobox protein ATH1 isoform X2 → MSYGYEGVPYDTSTRWDFSKFINPPEPVGRVTGSCPLSEWMMTEQEALNSNSRGSSRFSNELSLSLATSEPSVVHGSCILEQCSEMSSSGSRFVHAMQEILAEIAGYALENIEQMSYSADQIGDGVNVSFSSSLDGENTFMYRNNVLQERTSESKKKHLLALLQVVDERYNRCLDEIHTVTSAFHAVTELDPNLHARFALPMISFMYKNLRERISSHVLAVGAHMSKGEATEETALETCFIHKQWALQQLYKRDHQFWRPQRGLPERSVSVLRAWMFQNFLHPYPKDAEKHLLALKSGLTRNQVSNWFINARVRLWKPMIEEMYAEMNRRKGHRNDEETGGDHRNHKGFESRRFTTE, encoded by the exons ATGAGTTACGGTTATGAAGGTGTACCCTATGATACAAGCACTAGATGGGATTTCAGCAAATTCATAAACCCTCCGGAACCGGTTGGAAGGGTCACTGGTAGCTGCCCCCTGAGCGAGTGGATGATGACCGAGCAGGAGGCCTTGAATTCCAACAGTCGAGGATCGTCTCGATTTAGTAATGAGTTGTCTCTGAGTCTTGCAACGTCTGAACCATCTGTTGTTCATGGAAGTTGCATTCTGGAGCAATGCTCGGAGATGAGCTCCTCAG GATCGAGATTTGTCCATGCGATGCAGGAAATACTTGCTGAAATTGCTGGCTACGCACTTGAAAACATAGAACAAATGAGTTACTCTGCAGATCAGATTGGGGATGGAGTAaatgtttctttctcttcaaGCCTTGATGGGGAGAATACATTCATGTATCGAAACAATGTCTTGCAAGAAAGAACTTCCgaatcaaagaaaaagcatCTCCTCGCTTTATTGCAAGtg GTTGATGAACGATACAACCGATGCTTGGACGAAATCCATACCGTAACATCTGCATTTCATGCTGTGACCGAGTTGGATCCTAATCTACATGCTAGGTTTGCTCTCCCAATGATCTCATTCATGTACAAGAACCTGAGGGAGAGAATCAGCAGCCATGTCCTTGCAGTGGGAGCACATATGAGTAAAGGAGAAGCAACAGAAGAGACGGCACTTGAAACGTGCTTCATCCACAAGCAGTGGGCTCTCCAGCAGCTATACAAGAGAGATCATCAATTTTGGAGGCCTCAACGGGGACTTCCAGAAAGATCCGTCTCCGTTTTGAGGGCGTGGATGTTTCAGAACTTCCTTCATCC GTACCCGAAAGATGCAGAGAAGCACTTGCTTGCTTTGAAGAGCGGACTAACAAGGAATCAG GTGTCGAATTGGTTTATAAACGCTCGTGTTCGTCTATGGAAACCAATGATAGAGGAAATGTACGCGGAGATGAATAGAAGGAAAGGTCACCGGAACGATGAAGAAACTGGGGGCGACCACAGAAATCACAAGGGCTTCGAGAGTAGAAGATTTACGACAGAGTGA
- the LOC105175888 gene encoding homeobox protein ATH1 isoform X1, translated as MSYGYEGVPYDTSTRWDFSKFINPPEPVGRVTGSCPLSEWMMTEQEALNSNSRGSSRFSNELSLSLATSEPSVVHGSCILEQCSEMSSSGVTRYSLPNGHVLSEHASRSGSDVSLSFDSYKPLHLSPLLPGSRFVHAMQEILAEIAGYALENIEQMSYSADQIGDGVNVSFSSSLDGENTFMYRNNVLQERTSESKKKHLLALLQVVDERYNRCLDEIHTVTSAFHAVTELDPNLHARFALPMISFMYKNLRERISSHVLAVGAHMSKGEATEETALETCFIHKQWALQQLYKRDHQFWRPQRGLPERSVSVLRAWMFQNFLHPYPKDAEKHLLALKSGLTRNQVSNWFINARVRLWKPMIEEMYAEMNRRKGHRNDEETGGDHRNHKGFESRRFTTE; from the exons ATGAGTTACGGTTATGAAGGTGTACCCTATGATACAAGCACTAGATGGGATTTCAGCAAATTCATAAACCCTCCGGAACCGGTTGGAAGGGTCACTGGTAGCTGCCCCCTGAGCGAGTGGATGATGACCGAGCAGGAGGCCTTGAATTCCAACAGTCGAGGATCGTCTCGATTTAGTAATGAGTTGTCTCTGAGTCTTGCAACGTCTGAACCATCTGTTGTTCATGGAAGTTGCATTCTGGAGCAATGCTCGGAGATGAGCTCCTCAGGTGTAACTCGCTATTCATTGCCTAATGGACACGTATTGTCTGAACATGCATCTCGCAGTGGTAGTGATGTCTCATTAAGTTTTGATTCTTATAAGCCACTCCATCTTTCACCCTTGTTACCAGGATCGAGATTTGTCCATGCGATGCAGGAAATACTTGCTGAAATTGCTGGCTACGCACTTGAAAACATAGAACAAATGAGTTACTCTGCAGATCAGATTGGGGATGGAGTAaatgtttctttctcttcaaGCCTTGATGGGGAGAATACATTCATGTATCGAAACAATGTCTTGCAAGAAAGAACTTCCgaatcaaagaaaaagcatCTCCTCGCTTTATTGCAAGtg GTTGATGAACGATACAACCGATGCTTGGACGAAATCCATACCGTAACATCTGCATTTCATGCTGTGACCGAGTTGGATCCTAATCTACATGCTAGGTTTGCTCTCCCAATGATCTCATTCATGTACAAGAACCTGAGGGAGAGAATCAGCAGCCATGTCCTTGCAGTGGGAGCACATATGAGTAAAGGAGAAGCAACAGAAGAGACGGCACTTGAAACGTGCTTCATCCACAAGCAGTGGGCTCTCCAGCAGCTATACAAGAGAGATCATCAATTTTGGAGGCCTCAACGGGGACTTCCAGAAAGATCCGTCTCCGTTTTGAGGGCGTGGATGTTTCAGAACTTCCTTCATCC GTACCCGAAAGATGCAGAGAAGCACTTGCTTGCTTTGAAGAGCGGACTAACAAGGAATCAG GTGTCGAATTGGTTTATAAACGCTCGTGTTCGTCTATGGAAACCAATGATAGAGGAAATGTACGCGGAGATGAATAGAAGGAAAGGTCACCGGAACGATGAAGAAACTGGGGGCGACCACAGAAATCACAAGGGCTTCGAGAGTAGAAGATTTACGACAGAGTGA
- the LOC105176038 gene encoding abscisic acid receptor PYL2-like, with amino-acid sequence MDGTTQIPQGLTPGEYAQLEHVIRTYHTFDALPNTCTSLITQRIDAPAAAVWPLVRRFDNPQRYKHFIKSCRLTGDGGVGSIREVTVVSGLPAATSTERLEILDDERHIISFRVVGGEHRLNNYRSVTSVNEFKNESGKVYTVVLESYIVDIPEGNTGEDTKMFTDTVVKLNLQKLGVVAIANLHGNE; translated from the coding sequence ATGGATGGCACAACTCAAATCCCTCAAGGCCTGACGCCGGGAGAATACGCGCAGCTGGAGCATGTGATACGCACTTACCACACCTTCGACGCATTGCCCAACACATGCACGTCGCTCATCACCCAGCGCATCGACGCCCCGGCTGCCGCCGTGTGGCCCCTCGTCCGCCGCTTCGACAACCCCCAGCGCTACAAGCACTTTATCAAGAGCTGCCGCCTCACGGGCGACGGCGGCGTCGGCAGCATCCGCGAGGTCACGGTTGTTTCCGGCCTCCCCGCCGCCACCTCCACCGAGAGACTGGAGATTCTCGACGACGAGCGCCACATAATAAGCTTCCGCGTGGTGGGCGGCGAGCATCGGCTGAACAATTACCGGTCGGTGACTTCTGTGAACGAGTTCAAGAATGAATCAGGGAAGGTTTATACGGTGGTGCTGGAGTCGTACATCGTAGATATACCGGAGGGAAATACGGGGGAGGATACCAAGATGTTTACGGATACGGTGGTGAAGCTGAATCTGCAGAAGCTAGGAGTAGTGGCAATAGCAAATTTGCATGGGAAcgaatga